A portion of the bacterium genome contains these proteins:
- a CDS encoding GspMb/PilO family protein: MIALKSILPKGKDGWIVVAGTVFVMLLLSGIALGPVRNKFHAMEGEVSAQEKKLARNLRILAPSARKAVEDEYRQYGLRIQKKGSSDEENSQMLAELDRLAGESKLTLLATKPQKTKVEPDFETYVVEIEVEAEMPALMGFVYGIESSAQILRVDRLVIDSKDGGSAMVKGSLTVSKIVTL, from the coding sequence ATGATCGCTCTAAAATCAATACTGCCCAAGGGTAAAGACGGCTGGATCGTCGTGGCGGGCACGGTTTTTGTGATGTTGCTGTTATCTGGCATCGCGCTAGGTCCGGTTCGTAATAAGTTTCATGCGATGGAAGGTGAGGTTTCGGCCCAGGAGAAGAAGTTGGCGAGAAATTTAAGGATCCTTGCGCCATCGGCCCGCAAGGCGGTTGAAGATGAGTATCGGCAGTATGGCCTGCGGATTCAGAAAAAAGGATCATCGGACGAGGAAAATTCACAAATGCTGGCTGAGTTAGACCGCCTGGCGGGGGAAAGCAAATTGACGCTACTTGCCACGAAGCCTCAGAAAACAAAGGTGGAGCCTGATTTTGAAACGTATGTGGTTGAAATTGAGGTTGAGGCCGAGATGCCGGCATTAATGGGGTTTGTGTATGGAATCGAGAGTTCTGCTCAGATATTGAGGGTTGATCGTTTGGTCATAGACTCGAAAGACGGGGGCTCGGCGATGGTGAAGGGCTCACTGACAGTGTCAAAAATCGTCACGCTCTGA